The following coding sequences lie in one Rutidosis leptorrhynchoides isolate AG116_Rl617_1_P2 chromosome 4, CSIRO_AGI_Rlap_v1, whole genome shotgun sequence genomic window:
- the LOC139903960 gene encoding uncharacterized protein, with the protein MAEYESNHHNYSIPKETALQALNTIIQLHFEKTLEKKRAVDLQKKELWKLFQLFFLFLALVFAAQVQSPRLQCRHCWVPIGLLSLSHLIFYVSVAQTLRCINGFKYQRRCHKLTLGLATERLRQIRMRMSSVVAGGEDVVRDDYEINYQEPPDTYFGKFKRNWALHFGFLILIYIFMVSSSVVLLCF; encoded by the coding sequence ATGGCAGAGTACGAAAGCAACCACCATAACTACAGCATACCAAAAGAAACTGCCCTGCAAGCATTAAACACCATAATCCAGCTTCATTTCGAGAAAACCCTTGAGAAAAAACGAGCCGTGGACCTACAAAAAAAGGAGCTATGGAAGCTTTTTCAGCTCTTTTTTCTATTTTTGGCCCTTGTATTTGCAGCTCAAGTCCAGTCCCCTCGGCTCCAATGTCGTCACTGTTGGGTCCCAATTGGTCTACTCTCACTTTCCCACCTCATCTTCTATGTGTCAGTGGCTCAGACTCTTAGGTGCATCAATGGGTTCAAGTATCAAAGACGGTGCCATAAACTGACACTTGGGTTAGCCACCGAGCGGCTCAGGCAGATCAGGATGAGAATGAGTAGTGTGGTTGCTGGCGGTGAAGATGTTGTTAGGGATGATTATGAGATTAATTATCAAGAGCCACCAGATACTTATTTTGGTAAGTTTAAGAGGAATTGGGCTCTGCATTTTGGTTTCTTGATCTTGATTTATATTTTTATGGTGTCTTCTTCTGTTGTTCTTTTGTGCTTTTAA
- the LOC139839718 gene encoding probable protein phosphatase 2C 12: protein MSSHKGDHQSVPLSVLLKRESANEKIERPDIVSGQANQSKKGEDFTFIKSECQRVLGDDVTTYSVFGVLDGHNGSAAAIYTKENLLSNVLRAIPPNLNRNEWIAALPRALVAGFVKTDKDFLEKGQLSGTTVTFVIIEGFIVTVASVGDSRCILESADGSLYYLSADHRFEDNLEETERVTSSGGEVGRLNTGGGQQIGPLRCWPGGLCLSRSIGDLDVGEFIVPVPYVKQVKVSSGGGRLIIASDGVWDAISAEAALDCCRGMPPDAAAGQVVKEAVQPKGLKDDTTCLVVDILPAEKTNPPVPQQKKMAKGVLKVKAMFRKKSTETTSNNGEEYIEPDVVEELLEEGSAKLSERLHTKYPLCNMFKLFSCAVCQVDMKPGEGISVNAGSSCNTKNSRPWDGPFLCSSCQLKREAMEGLNHPPNKRYSSGSE, encoded by the exons ATGTCCTCTCATAAAGGTGATCATCAATCGGTCCCATTATCGGTGTTATTGAAGCGCGAATCAGCGAATGAGAAGATTGAGAGACCGGATATAGTTAGTGGTCAAGCAAACCAATCCAAGAAAGGAGAAGATTTTACGTTTATTAAAAGTGAATGCCAACGCGTGTTAGGTGATGACGTTACTACGTATTCTGTATTCGGG GTACTTGATGGCCATAACGGGTCTGCAGCAGCTATATATACGAAAGAGAACCTTTTAAGCAACGTTTTGCGTGCTATTCCTCCAAATCTTAACAGAAATGAATGGATCGCAGCGTTGCCTAGGGCTTTGGTAGCCGGTTTTGTGAAAACAGATAAAGATTTTCTAGAAAAAG GTCAACTGTCAGGGACAACTGTTACTTTTGTAATTATTGAAGGATTCATTGTTACTGTAGCATCAGTTGGTGATTCGAGGTGTATACTTGAATCTGCAGATGGGAGTCTATATTATCTATCAGCAGATCACAGATTTGAAGACAATTTAGAAGA GACGGAGCGTGTGACTTCAAGTGGTGGTGAGGTTGGTCGTCTGAATACTGGCGGTGGTCAACAG ATTGGTCCTTTGAGATGTTGGCCAGGTGGATTGTGTCTTTCCAGATCTATTGGAGATCTAGACGTTGGGGAGTTCATAGTTCCCGTTCCTTATGTTAAGCAAGTTAAG GTTTCTTCTGGTGGTGGAAGGCTAATAATTGCAAGCGATGGTGTATGGGATGCTATATCTGCGGAAGCGGCACTAGATTGCTGCCGTGGTATGCCGCCAGATGCAGCAGCTGGACAAGTTGTTAAA GAAGCTGTACAACCGAAAGGATTGAAGGATGATACAACGTGCTTGGTGGTCGATATTTTACCTGCAGAGAAAACTAATCCTCCGGTCCCACAACAAAAGAAGATGGCTAAGGGCGTGTTAAAAGTTAAAGCCATGTTTAGGAAAAAGAGTACAGAGACAACGTCTAATAATGGTGAAGAATATATCGAGCCAGATGTGGTGGAGGAGCTGCTAGAAGAAGGATCCGCTAAACTTTCCGAAAG GTTGCATACAAAATATCCTCTTTGTAACATGTTCAAGTTATTCTCATGTGCCGTGTGCCAAGTTGATATGAAACCCGGGGAGGGTATTTCCGTAAATGCGGGATCATCATGTAATACAAAGAATTCAAGGCCTTGGGATGGTCCTTTTCTTTGCTCAAGCTGCCAACTAAAGAGAGAAGCCATGGAAGGCTTAAATCATCCTCCAA ACAAGCGATACAGCAGCGGAAGCGAATAG